The following proteins are encoded in a genomic region of Limanda limanda chromosome 22, fLimLim1.1, whole genome shotgun sequence:
- the LOC133028758 gene encoding H-2 class II histocompatibility antigen, A-U alpha chain-like → MKMNVLVLCFVLSVSAEGLHEDLAVTGCSDSDGEEAYNLDGEEMWFADFINKRGVEPQPSFIDHMSYREGAYQTAVASVQTCQTNLGLVRQALKDFKLENDRPSSPMIYVRDVVKLGGKNTLICHVTGFYPAPVHVYWTKNQENVTEGTSLNVPYPNADGSFRQTARLDFTAQQGDFYSCTVSHQALDQPLTKIWDVDVPQPGVGPAVFCGVGLSVGLLGVAAGTFFLIKGNECS, encoded by the exons atgaagatgaacgtCCTTGTCCTCTGCTTTGTCCTCAGTGTCTCTGCTGAAG GTCTACACGAGGACCTTGCGGTTACTGGATGTTCAGACTCTGATGGTGAGGAAGCATATAACCTGGATGGTGAAGAGATGTGGTTCGCTGACTTCATCAATAAAAGAGGAGTCGAGCCTCAGCCCAGTTTCATTGATCACATGAGCTACAGGGAAGGCGCTTATCAAACAGCTGTGGCCAGTGTACAAACCTGCCAAACCAACTTGGGACTCGTTCGTCAGGCTTTGAAGGACTTCAAGCTGGAAAATg ATCGTCCCTCCAGTCCGATGATCTACGTCAGAGACGTGGTGAAGCTCGGAGGGAAAAACACTCTGATCTGTCATGTGACTGGTTTCTACCCAGCTCCCGTTCACGTCTACTGGACCAAGAACCAAGAGAACGTGACTGAAGGAACAAGTCTCAATGTTCCCTATCCCAACGCAGATGGTTCCTTCAGACAGACGGCCAGACTGGACTTCACCGCTCAGCAGGGAGACTTCTACAGCTGCACAGTGTCCCACCAGGCTCTGGACCAGCCACTGACCAAGATCTGGG ATGTGGACGTGCCGCAGCCCGGTGTCGGCCCGGCTGTGTTCTGTGGAGTGGGTCTGAGCGTCGGTCTGCTCGGGGTCGCTGCTGGAACCTTCTTCCTCATCAAAGGGAACGAgtgcagctga